The region CTTCAATCACCTGTATTTGCCCTAGATCGACGCAGAGAGGGGTGGGGGGGCGCGGGGGGCGCGGGGGGTGCGGGGGGAGAAAGGAGGAGGGGGTGGGGGTTAGCGGATTACGCGGCAGACTAGGGCGTCGGAGGGGCCGCGGAAGGCGGTCATGACGACGTCGTAGGTGAGGTGCTTGCAGGCGAGGTACGGGTCGCCGGGGCCGACGTAGTGCAGGAGGGTGCCGGGCGGGTTGGCGTAGCAGCGGAGTCCGGTGCTCTCGTAGAAGCCGATCCAGGCGGTGGGGTACTTCGACTGGCAGTAGCCGGCGATGGACAGCGGACCGAAGGGGACGTCCACGACGGCCGCCTGCGCCGGTGTGGCGAAGGCCAGGGCACCGACGAGGGCCAGGAGCAGTCCGGTGGCGAGCGTACGGACACGTCGACGCATGAGCGCTCTCCTAGCCTCGGTGGTCGGCGATGACGCCGATCCGATTATCCATAAGGAATCTTTACTAATCAATGGGTGGCGGGTCGCCCCACGAAGGGATCGGCGGGTAGCAGGCGCCACTGCCGTACCAGGATTCACGACTTGTGGCGTTGTGCTGCGGCGTCGCGGCCGAGCGGTCGATGCTGGGGTCCTGGACGGACTCCGGTGTCCGAGGGGAGAGCCGGTTGGCGACGTACGAGTATCGGTGCCCGCGCGACGGCGACTTCGAGGTACGGTTCCCGATCGGCACCGCCGCAGCGAGTGTGCGCTGTGCCGCCTGTCGGCGCGAGTCCCCCAGGATCTTCACCGCGCCGCTGGTCAACGCGATGTCACGCCCGTTGGCCACGGCCATCGACCGGGCCGGACGAAGCGCGGAAGCACCCGAGGTGGTTTCCCGGATCCCCGGTGACCGACATCCGGGTGGCGGCCGGACCTCCGGCGAACGGCGGTCGCGTACCCGGACCACCAACCCGGCCCAGCTCCGTCTGCCCCGACCGTGACCGTCGACCGGCGGGGCGCGACGGCGGTGGAAAGCGGTCGGAACCGACAGCCACGGCGCGCTGCGATGAGGGGAGTCACGATGCCCGAAGTCATCTTTCCGCTGGACTCAACGAAGAAGTTCACCGACCAGGAGAAGGTGGGCCACAACAGGTGGCACCCCGACATTCCGCCGGTGGCCACCGTACGGCCGGGTCAGATTTTCCGGGTTTACTGCCGGGAGTGGTTCGACGGCGCGATCCACAACGACGATTCGGCCGAGGACATCCGGGATGCGCCGCTGACCACCGTGCACGCGCTCAGCGGGCCGTTCGCGGTGCACGGCGCCGAGCCGGGTGACCTGCTCATCGTGGACATCCTGGACGTCGCCCCGCTGCCGCAGGAGGACTCCGGGCCGCTGGCCGGTCAGGGCTGGGGCTACACCGGCATCTTCGCCAGGCAGAACGGCGGCGGCTTCCTCACCGACCAGTTCCCGGACGCGTACAAGGCGATCTGGGACTTCACCGGGCAGCAGGCGACCTCGCGGCACATTCCGGGGGTTTCGTTCGTCGGCATCACCCACCCGGGCATGATCGGCACCGCTCCCTCCGCCGAACTGCTGGCCAGGTGGAACGCCCGCGAGGGAGCGCTGCGGGCGACGGATCCGAACCGGGTGCCGCCGCTGGCCCTGCCACCGGAGCCGCAGGATGCGATCCTCGGCTCGCTGACCGGCGCCGACTTCGACCGGGTCGCGGCCGAGGCGGCACGTACGGCACCGCCCCGCGAGAACGGCGGGAACCAGGACATCAAGAACCTCACCAAGGGCAGCCGGGTCTTCTACCCGGTGTTCGTCCCGGGTGCCAACCTGTCAATGGGCGACCTGCACTTCTCCCAGGGCGACGGTGAGATCACCTTCTGCGGCGCGATCGAGATGGGCGGGATCCTCGACCTGCACGTCGACCTGATCAAGGGCGGAATGCAGACGTACGGCGTGACCGAGAACGCCATCTTCATGCCCGGCAACGTCAGCCCGCAGTACAGCCAGTGGCTGGCCTTCTCCGGCACCTCGGTGACGCTGGACGGGGAGCAGCGTTACCTGGACTCGCAGTTGGCGTACCAGCGCGCCTGCCTGCACGCGATCGACTACCTGACGAAGTTCGGGTACAGCCCGGAGCAGGCGTACCTGATTCTGGGTGCCGCGCCGATCGAGGGGCGCTTCTCCGGGGTGGTGGACATCCCGAACTCCTGCGCGACGGTCTACCTGCCGACCGCGATCTTCGACTTCGACGTACGGCCGTCGGCCGGTGGACCGGTCGGGATCAAGCCGGGCGGGGGTGCACCGAAGGCGACCTTCTGACCCGTCTCGACCGGGCGGCTCGCCCGTAGCGGGGTCGGGTCAGTAGACGTACGGCCAGCCGGCGGCGTCCCAGCCCAACAGGTTGATGCCCAACAGCGCGGCACCGTTGTCCGCGTAGTAGTGGTAGAACAGCACGTCGGCATCGCTGTCGGCGATCACCGCCTGGTGGCCGGGACCGTGGATGGAACCGTGGCCGGCGAGCACCTGGGTGCCGCCGCCCGAGGTCATCGAGGTGCCGTTGCGGTCGAGGTACGGGCCGGTGACGGTCCTGGACCTGCCGACCATGATCCGGTAGGTGCTCTGTGCGCCCTGACAACACCGGTCGAACGACGCGAACAGGTAGTAGTAACCGCCGTAGCGGTGGATGGTCGGTGCCTCGACCGCCCCGCCGACGTTCGACGGCCGGGTCGCCAGCGCGCGTACGGCGGTGTCGGTGGTGGACCTGCGGCCGGTGGCCGGGTCGAGGCGGATCAGCTTGAGCCCGCTCCAGAACGAGCCGAAGCTGAGCCACCACTGCCCCTCGGCGTCGACGACCAGGTTCGGGTCGATGGCGTTGTAGTCGACCGCCGTACTGCTCTCGATCACCAGGCCCCGGTCGGTCCAACTGCCCGAGGCGCCGGTCGGGCTGGTGGCCAGGAAGATCGCCGACCGCTGCGAGCCGAAGGTGGACGCCGAGTAGTACAGGTAGAACTGACCATTGCGGTAGGAGATGTCCGGAGCCCAGAGGTTGCGACCACCACCGGTGTACGCCACGGTCCACGGCGCCCCGCTCGGCCAGACCGGTCCGGCGTCGCGCCACGCGGTCCGGTCGCCGGAGGTCTTGATGGCCAGGTTGTCCCCGGTCGCCACCAGGATGTACCCGCCGGTTGGCGACTTCACCACGGCCGGGTCGTGCACCCCGGTGTCACCGGTGACCCGCCCCGGACCGGGGTAGGCGGCCGGCGGCGTACCGGGTGGGCGGGTCGGCGCGGTGGTCGGCGCGGTGGTCGGCCCGGACGTCGGCGGAGGTGTGCCGGTCGGTGGGGGCGTTGTCGGTGCCGGGGCGCCGGTGCAGGTCACGCCGTTGAGCGCGAAGCTGGCCGGCACCGGATTGACCACGCTGTTCCACCCGCCGTTGAAGCCGAACGCCGTACTGCCGTTGGTCGGGATCGCGCCGTTGTAGCCGGCGTCGGCCACCGTCACCTGGCCGCCGGACTGGACGAAGGTGCCGTTCCACAACTGGGTGACCGTCTGACCGGCCCCGAACGTCCACACCAGCCGCCACCCGTCCAGCGGGTCGCCGAGGTTGTGGACCGTCACACTGGCGCCGAACCCGCCGGACCACTGGTTCGTCACGGCGTACGCGATCCGGCAGGAGACGGCGGCCGCCGCCGCGTTCACCACACCGACCGCACCGAGCATGCCGGCCAGGGTCAGTACGGTCACGATGGTAAGCCGGGGACGACTGCGACCCGGATACGACATGGTCATCTCATTCCGTGGCGGTGTCGCGTCGGGCGACTCATCGCCATGACGCGGGATCCCCGCTGCCCGGAAGCGGTACGGATGGGGCCCGGGGACAACAACCGACCCGGCTTCGATCCGACCAGCCAAGACTAGCCCCGGAAACTGATGACCGTCAATGTCGGCCGTCGAGACACGAGCGTCAGCCTCGCCGGGCTCCCGGCCCGCGTCGGCGCGGGGAGATCGGCAGCAGTGCCCGCCCCACCGACGGACCCACCGCCGTCCAGTACGGCGGGCGGTCGAGCGCGGCCGGCAGGCGGGTGTTGCCGTCTCCCCTGGCCGCGTTGACCTGGAACTGGGTGAGGAAGATGCTGCCGGCGAGGTTCGCCCCGCTCAGGTCGGCGCCGCGCAGGTCGGCGCCGATGAGGTCCGCCAGCCGGAGATCGGCGCCGCGCAGGTCGGCACCGATCAGGTAGGTGCCCCGCAGGTTCGCCCCCCGGAGGTCGGCGCCACGCAACCTGGCTCCGATGAGGTCGGCGCCCCGGTGCTCCGCCCGGCGTCCCCGGACCCCGGCCCGGACCAACTCGCTGGTCCGCAACAGGAGCGCGTTGACCTCCTGCCGGTGCGCGGCCACGTCGAGTCCGAGGATCTCCTCGGGCCCGTGTCGGGTGAGCCGTTCGGTCCGGTCGAGCAGCGTACGGAGGTCCGGGTGGATCGGACGGGCCGGCTCCAGGGTCAGTGCCTCGGTGAGGTACCAGAGCAGTTCGTGGAGCTGCCGCATGACGGTGAACACGTCGAACATCTGCTCCGCGGTGCCCGGTGCCTCCCGCCAGTCCCGTCCACCGAAGGTGACCTGGGCGACCTGTTGGCCGGCGCCGAAACAGTCGAAGACGGTGCAACCGGGGAAGCCGTGCTGGCGGAGGTCCCGATGGATACCGCAGCGGAAGTCCCGGCCCAGGTTCGGACAGGGCTGGCCGGCGTCCTTGTCGATCGCGAAGTCCGCCGAGGCGGCGAAGGCCGGCGCGACGCAGCACAGGCCGAAGCAGCGGGCGCAGTCGGCTCGGAGATCGGAGCGTGCCCCGTCGGGCGCGCCCCGCGCGTCCTCGCGTACCGCGGACAATGTTCGAGCCCCCCGCCGAATTTTGGCCACTGTTTCCCGGCCGTAGAGCCTACCGCCGGGGTCAGAACTCCTGGTACATCATGCCGGTGTAGCCGCGCTGCCGGGCCAGTCGAGCGCGTACCGGCACAGGGCGGTGCCGACGCCCCCGCGCCGGGCATCCGTGGCGACCATGAAGCTCGCGGTCGAGACGCGTGCGCCCGGTCCCGGGCGGTTCGTTCCCATCTTTGCGGTGCCGAGCACCCGTGCACCGTCGACCGCGACGACCGTCAGTTCGGCCTCGACGAACTCCCTGATCTGCACGGCGGCAGACTAGTGGCGCGACCGGGACGGGAACAACCGAATTGTCCGCCCGTCGGCCGGTGCCCGCCCGGATGGGTCACTCGGGGAACGTCGCACCGACCGCCGGTGACGGGGTGAAGGTCGTCGGCAGGTTGATGTAGCCGTTGATCGCCCTGATCGACGGGTACGGTCGCAGCCGCTCCTCGTCGACGACGTAGTCCGGGATCCGGCGCAGCACCTCCTCCAGCATCACCACGGCCTGGACCTTCGCCAGGTGTGAGCCGACGCAGCGGTGGATGCCGGAACCGAAAGCCACGTGCCGGTTCGGTGTGCGGTCCAGGCGTACCTCGGTCGGGCAGTCGAAGGCGGCCGGGTCCCGGTTCGCCGCCGCGAAGGCGAGCATGACCCGCTCGCCGGCCGCGATGCGCTGCCCACCCAGCTCCACGTCCCGGGTCGCGGTACGCGACATGAACTGCACCGGGGCGAGCACCCGGAGGAACTCCTCGACGGCGTCCGGGATCAGGGTCGGGTCGGCCGCCAGCCGGTCCCGCTCGGCCGGGTTGCGGTACAGCCAGTGCAGCGCGTGCGAGACCAGGGCGGTCGTGGTGTCCACTCCCCCGGCGATGACCAGCCCACAGGCGGCGATGACGTGGTCCAGCGGAAGCGGTACGCCGTCGTCGTCGGTCGCCGTGGCGAGCACGCTGATCAGGTCGTCGGCCGGGTCGACCCGGCGTTGCCCGACCAGCTGCGCGATCAGCCCCGTCATCTCGCTCAGCGCCGTCACCGCCCGCGCCGCGTCGGGGGTTCCCGGCGGGCTGTACACCATCAGGTGGACCGGCTGCGCGTAACGCTCGAAGTCGGCCAGCGGGATGCCGAGGACGCTCATGGTGACGATCGCCGGCACCGGGTTGGTGAGCGCGTCCACCAGGTCGGCCCGACCGGTCGGGGTCACCCGGTCCAGGCAGGCGGCGGTCACCTGCCGGATGAACGGTTCCCTCCGTCGGGACTGCTCCGGTGACAGCGTCGGATTCAGCAGCCGCCGGTAGGTGAAGAACTCCGGTGGATCCAGTTCCTGGGGCACGTTGAGGTACGGCGTCGGCGGGTTGCTGGTGCCGCGCATCGGGCTGTCGGGATCGCTGTGGTCGTAGAAGGACGAGAACGTCGAGTGGTCGCGCAGCGCCTCGACCAGGGGCTCGTAACCGGAGACCACCCAGGTCCCGCCGTGCGCCGGCGTGTACGCGACCGGGCACCCGGTCACGTTGGCGTCGGAGATCTCGCGCCAGCGGCGCTGGTAGTCCGACGAATGGTGGTCGAGGTCGATCGTCGCCCTGGGTCGTACCCCGTCGGCGTCGTCGCTTCGTTCGGCTTCCACGGATCCTCCTGCGGTAGCGGTCCGTCCATCATGGCCGGTGGGTCGCCGTCGCGGTGTGAACGCCGGGTAACGGACCGGCAGCTAGCCGAGCGGTCCCGGCCGACGTCGGCGTCCGCTCGGGCGGCGTGGTCGGCGGCGCGCGGTGACCACCAGGGCCGCGATCGTCAGCACCGCCGCGATGGCAAGGGCGGCGGCAACGGCGAGGGCGACCGTCGAGGAGAGGCCGGCCCACCAGGTCTCGTCGCGTACGGTGACCGCTGCCGAGCGCTCGCCGGGCGCCCGGTCTGCCGCCGGTGACGGGGAGGGGGTGGCGGCGGGCGCCTCGCCCGGGTCGACCAGCCGACCGACCGACGCGTCGGCCGACACCGAGAAACCCCAGTCGAGCAGCGCCGCGCCCTGCTGCCAGCCGCGCAGTGGTCGGGCCTCCGCGCCGAGCAGGGTCACCACCAGGCGCCGGCCGTTGCGCTCGGCCGCGCCGACGTAGCTGTGCCGGGCCAGGGTGGTGTAACCGGTCTTGCCGCCGAGCGCACCGGGGTAGCGGAAGATCAGCTGGTTCTCGTTCTGGATCTGGAAGCCCTTCTGCGCGCCCTGGGCGGGGATCTGTGTCCGTTCGGTCATCGCGTACCGGCGGAAGCCCTCGTCGGCGAAGCACGCCCGGGCGATCAGCGCCAGGTCGTACGCGCTGGTGAACTGTCCCGGACCGTCGAGGCCGGACGGCGTCACGGCGTGGGTCTGCAAGGCGCCCAGCCGCTGTGCCTGCTCGTTCATGTCCGCGACGGTGCCGGCGACCCCGGCGTCGTCGCCGGCCAGCCGGGCGAGCACGTTCGCCGCGTCGTTGCCGGAGTTGAGCAGCAGACCGAGCCAGAGCGTCTCCACCGGGTAGCGGCCGCCCAGCAGCAGCCCGACCGCGGAACTGCCGGGTTCGTAGTCGAGGTCCTCGCGGGTGACGGTGATGACCTGCTTCGGGTCGAGTTTCGGCAGCACGGTGGCGGCCAGCAGGAGCTTCTGCACGCTCGCCGGGGTGCCGTACTCGTGCGGGCCGCAGCCGCCGAGAACGGCGCCGGTGTCCAGGTCGGCGACCACCCAGGAGGTCGCGGTCACGGCCGGCGGCTTCGGCGCACCGGGCGGGACGGTCAGGCCCGGCGTCGCGAGTTCCGGGCCGCCGACGACACGGTCCGCGGGATCGCCGGCCGGTGGCGACGGGCGGGGCGGCGAGGCCGGCCGGGGTACCGGTGGCGTCGGCACCGGGCAGGGCACGGACGCGGGCACCCTCGCGGCGCTGGCCATGGTCGCCGGTGGAACCGCCATGGCCGGCAGGGCGAGTACGGCACCGGTCAGTGCGGTGACCAGACGCCGAGCCCTCATGAGCACCATCCCCTCATGGGCAACGAGGGTAACTTGTGATGGTTCGCCCGGTCGCGCGAACCCCGTGCCGCACACTCGCCGCCACGGTCGACCACGGCGACGGGGCTCGGCCGGGCACTTATGTGACGAATGTCCGCGGTCTTCGGACACGCCGCCGGCCGTCCCCGGGCAGTGCGCGGGGTAGGTCGACGATTCTGCGATTATGGTCGGATGCCTTCCGGGAGTGGGTCGACGGCGCAACCGTTCGCACACCTCCAGGCCCAGAACTCACCCCTTTACCGAGCGGTCCTCACCGCCTTCGGACGGGCGAAACAACGATTCACCGTCCACCTGCGGCCCGAGGACGTACTCGCGGATCTGCATGGTGACACGTCGCCGGAACACGGCGACACCTCGCTGGAGACGGTCACCGCCGCCCTCGCCCAGCTGGCCGAATGGGGCAACCTGCGCGCCGACCCCGACACCGGGCGCGTCACCACCGTCGAGGACTTCCACCGGGCCCGCTACCTGTACCAACTGAGCCCGTACGGACACGCCGCCGAACAGGCGATCGCGACCTACGAGGAGGCGATCGGCCGACGGGGCGCGCTTCAGTCGGTGGCACTTTCCGATATCGCGGCACAGCTACGGGCCCTGCTCGTCATCGCCACCGACGCCACGATCGGTGGTCCGCCGGACGCGGCAAAGACCCACCTGCTGATGATGAGCATCGTCGACCGGTTCACCGGGCTGGCCGACAACGCACAGGCGTTCATGGCCTCGCTGCGCCGGACGATCGACTTCGCCGACGCGGACCTGGACGCCTTCATCGCATACAAGGAACAGCTGATCTCGTACATCGAGCGGTTCATCGCCGATCTGGCCAACCGGGGCGCGGAGATCGCCGGACTGGCTCATCAGATCGAAACGGCCGGGGTCGTGCCGCTGTTGGAGGTGGTTGCCCGCCGGGAGGCCGCCGACGCCGCTCCGAACGGCGGGGACGGCGATGCGGACGCCGCGTACGAGGCCGCGTTGGACGAGGCCATGACGGCATGGCGGCAACGGTGGCAGGGGCTGCGGGACTGGTTCGTCAGCTCCGACTCCAGCCGGCAGTCGCAGGCCCGGCTGCTGCGGACCGCGGCGATCGGCTCGATCCGCCAGCTCCTCGGCACGGTTGCGGCGATCAACGAACGACGGGCCGGACGCACCGACCGCTCCGCCGACTTCCGGACACTGGCCCTCTGGTTCGCGCTGGCCCCCGACGACGAGTCGGCCCATCAGCTGTGGCACACCGCCTTCGGGCTGTCGCCGGCACGGCACCTGACCACGACCACCGAGACCCAGGCCAGGAACCAGGAACGGCCGGTGCCGGCCTCGACCCCGTGGGACCGGGCGCCCCGACAGGAGATCAGCCCCCGGCTGCGCCGAACCGGGTCCTACGAACGCCGGGGCGCGCCGACCCGCGTGATCGACCGTTCCCAGCAGCGCAGGCTGCTGGCCGAGCACACCGAGCGGGAGGCCGCCCAGACCGCTCGGGCTCGGGCGGCGTTGGTCACCCCCGGCCCGGTCGCCCTCTCCCGTCTGGGTGAACTCGACTCCGCCGAGTTTCGGCTCTTCCTGCAACTGCTCGGTGACGCGCTGGCGACGAGACGACCGGACTCCCGCGAGGTGGTGACCGCGACCTCCGACGGGACGCTCCAGGTCCGCCTCGTCCTGGTCGACCAGGCCGAACCGGTACGGATCGTCACCCGAGACGGTGTGCTCACCGGCCCGGAACACCTGATCGAGATCACCGATATCGCTCCGACAGCCGCCCGGACCAACCGGTGAGGATCCACTCCCCCGGCGACGACGCGCCCTCGGCCGAGCTACAGAAGGCGGCCAGGATCCTGCTGGCCCGGCCCCTGCTGGTCGCGGGACTCACCGGCGACGACGAGTTCCGGCTGGTCCGGGCGTACGCGCCGGAGCTGCGGGACTGGTTCGACCGGGAAACCGGCTGGCGGCTCACCGCCGACGCCCAGACGATCCGGCTGGTGAAGCTGACCGCCGCCCCGCACGACGAGACACATCCGGCCCGCGACCCCCGCGCCAGGACACCGTTCACCCGGCAACGGTACGTCCTGGCCTGCCTCGCGCTGGCCGCGCTCGAACGCGCCGACGGGCAGATCACCCTGGGCCGGCTGGCCGAGGACATCGTGCTCTCCGCCGCCGAGCCGCTGCTGGCCCTGACCGGCTTCACCTTCACGCTCGACCGCCGGGAGCGCCGGGCCGACATGGTCGCCGTGGTCCGGCTGCTGATGCACTGGGGCGTGCTGCGTCGGGTGGCCGGCGACGAGGACGCGTACCTGGGGACGAGCGGCGACGTGCTGTACGACGTGGATCGGCGGGTGATCGCCGGACTGCTCGCCAGTTCCCGAGGCCCGTCCCTGATCCCGGAGACGGGACACGCCGCTCGGCTCGACGCGCTCACCCTGGAGGTCGTGCCGGACGTCGACGACGCGCGGAACCGGGCACTCCGGCACCGGCTCACCCGGCTCCTGCTGGAACAGCCGGTGGTCTACTACGACGAGCTGACCGAGGCCGAACGTGCCTATCTGACCGGCCAGCGCGCCGCCATCCTGGGCCGGATCGGCCAGCTGACCGGCCTGGTCGCCGAGGTACGGGCCGAGGGGATCGCGATGGTCGACCCGCTGGACGAGCTGACCGACGTACGGATGCCGGCCGAGGGGATGCAGAGCCACCTGACGCTGCTGCTGGCCGAGCAGATCGGCGCGGCCGAGGGCGGGGTACGCGTGAGCGACCTGCATCGGCGGACCCGCGCGCTGGCCCAGGAACACCGGTCGTACTGGCGCAAGCACGCGACCGACCCGGGGGCCGAGGTCGAACTGGTGGCGACCGCCCTGGCCGCCCTGCTCGCGCTCAAGTTGATCACCGTCGAGCTGATCACCGTCGAGCCGGTCGACGATCCGCTGGTGGTCGCCCGCCCGGCGATCGCGCGCTACGCCCTGGCCGAGCCGACGGTCCGCGAGTCGAAGGGGGTCGCCTCATGACCACTTCCGGAGTCCTTCCGCTGCCGGAGCGGGAACGGTGGCAGCCGCTGCGGGCCGGGCTGGTCGACCTCTTCTACTACGACTACGAGGAGTTCCACTTCCACGGCGGTAGCCTGCTGCTGCGGGGAAACAACGGCACCGGGAAGTCCAAGGTGCTGGCGCTGACCCTGCCGTTCCTGCTCGACGGCGAGCTCGCCCCGTACCGGGTGGAGCCAGATGGTGACCCGCACAAGCGGATGGAATGGAACCTTCTGCTCGGCGGACGTTATCCCCACTCGGAACGGCTGGGCTACACCTGGCTTGAGTTCGGTCGCCGCGACGCCGACGGTACGCCCCACTTTCTCACCATCGGCTGCGGTCTGAAGGCCGTGGCCGGTCGGGGAATCGCGCGTCACTGGTTCTTCGTCAGCAGTGAACGGATCGGCGAACGGCTGACCCTGCTCACGCCCACCGGGACGGCGCTCACCCGGGAGCGGCTCCGCGACTCGATCGGCCCGTCCGGAATGGTCTACGACCGTGCCGTGGACTATCGGCGGGCGATCGACGAGGCACTGTTCGGGCTGGGTGATCGTTACGACGCCCTCATCTCACTGCTGATCAAACTCCGGCAGCCGCAGCTGTCGAAGCGTCCGGACGAGAAGAGCCTGTCACGGGCGCTCGGCGACGCCCTGCCACCGCTGGACGGGAACCTGGTCACCCAGGTGGCGGAGGCGTTCCGCAGCCTCGACGACGAGCGGGCCACCCTGCACGAACTGGCCGAGACCAAACATGCCGCCGACGACTTCCTCAGCCGTTACCGCCAGTACGCCCGGGTGGCGACAAAACGCAAGGCCGCGCTGTTGCGGCAACAGCACAGCCGGTACGAGCATCTCGGCCGCGACCTGATCGAGACGCAGCGGGCGTACGCGCAGGCCGACGAACAGATGCGAGCGGCGCAGGCCCGACTCGACGAGCTGGACCACGACACCACGGCGCTGACCACGCAGAAGCAGGCCCTCGCGGAGAGTCCCGAGGCGAGGACCGCACAGCACCTGCACCAGCTGCGGGAGACGGCGGCGCAACGTACCCGATTTGCCGAACGTCAGGCGGAACGGCTCCGCGACATCGAGTCGGACGTGGCCCGCAACCGGCGGGCACTCGACAACGCGGTCGAGGAGTTACGCCGGACGACGGACGCCGAGGCCGATGTCCGAAGCCAGGTAGACGAAGCCGCCGACGCGGCGCGACTCGTCCAACAGCACCAGCGCCGGGTGGTCGCCGTCCTGTCGGAGGGCACCGACCGGGCGAGGCAGGGTGCGGCCGAGCTGGTCGAGTCACGCAACGGCGCGCTGCGTACGCTGGTCGGGCTGCGCTCGGCGGCCGACGCGG is a window of Micromonospora sp. NBC_01699 DNA encoding:
- a CDS encoding zinc ribbon domain-containing protein, with amino-acid sequence MATYEYRCPRDGDFEVRFPIGTAAASVRCAACRRESPRIFTAPLVNAMSRPLATAIDRAGRSAEAPEVVSRIPGDRHPGGGRTSGERRSRTRTTNPAQLRLPRP
- the fmdA gene encoding formamidase, translating into MPEVIFPLDSTKKFTDQEKVGHNRWHPDIPPVATVRPGQIFRVYCREWFDGAIHNDDSAEDIRDAPLTTVHALSGPFAVHGAEPGDLLIVDILDVAPLPQEDSGPLAGQGWGYTGIFARQNGGGFLTDQFPDAYKAIWDFTGQQATSRHIPGVSFVGITHPGMIGTAPSAELLARWNAREGALRATDPNRVPPLALPPEPQDAILGSLTGADFDRVAAEAARTAPPRENGGNQDIKNLTKGSRVFYPVFVPGANLSMGDLHFSQGDGEITFCGAIEMGGILDLHVDLIKGGMQTYGVTENAIFMPGNVSPQYSQWLAFSGTSVTLDGEQRYLDSQLAYQRACLHAIDYLTKFGYSPEQAYLILGAAPIEGRFSGVVDIPNSCATVYLPTAIFDFDVRPSAGGPVGIKPGGGAPKATF
- a CDS encoding family 43 glycosylhydrolase, translating into MTVLTLAGMLGAVGVVNAAAAAVSCRIAYAVTNQWSGGFGASVTVHNLGDPLDGWRLVWTFGAGQTVTQLWNGTFVQSGGQVTVADAGYNGAIPTNGSTAFGFNGGWNSVVNPVPASFALNGVTCTGAPAPTTPPPTGTPPPTSGPTTAPTTAPTRPPGTPPAAYPGPGRVTGDTGVHDPAVVKSPTGGYILVATGDNLAIKTSGDRTAWRDAGPVWPSGAPWTVAYTGGGRNLWAPDISYRNGQFYLYYSASTFGSQRSAIFLATSPTGASGSWTDRGLVIESSTAVDYNAIDPNLVVDAEGQWWLSFGSFWSGLKLIRLDPATGRRSTTDTAVRALATRPSNVGGAVEAPTIHRYGGYYYLFASFDRCCQGAQSTYRIMVGRSRTVTGPYLDRNGTSMTSGGGTQVLAGHGSIHGPGHQAVIADSDADVLFYHYYADNGAALLGINLLGWDAAGWPYVY
- a CDS encoding pentapeptide repeat-containing protein, with the translated sequence MSAVREDARGAPDGARSDLRADCARCFGLCCVAPAFAASADFAIDKDAGQPCPNLGRDFRCGIHRDLRQHGFPGCTVFDCFGAGQQVAQVTFGGRDWREAPGTAEQMFDVFTVMRQLHELLWYLTEALTLEPARPIHPDLRTLLDRTERLTRHGPEEILGLDVAAHRQEVNALLLRTSELVRAGVRGRRAEHRGADLIGARLRGADLRGANLRGTYLIGADLRGADLRLADLIGADLRGADLSGANLAGSIFLTQFQVNAARGDGNTRLPAALDRPPYWTAVGPSVGRALLPISPRRRGPGARRG
- a CDS encoding cytochrome P450 — its product is MEAERSDDADGVRPRATIDLDHHSSDYQRRWREISDANVTGCPVAYTPAHGGTWVVSGYEPLVEALRDHSTFSSFYDHSDPDSPMRGTSNPPTPYLNVPQELDPPEFFTYRRLLNPTLSPEQSRRREPFIRQVTAACLDRVTPTGRADLVDALTNPVPAIVTMSVLGIPLADFERYAQPVHLMVYSPPGTPDAARAVTALSEMTGLIAQLVGQRRVDPADDLISVLATATDDDGVPLPLDHVIAACGLVIAGGVDTTTALVSHALHWLYRNPAERDRLAADPTLIPDAVEEFLRVLAPVQFMSRTATRDVELGGQRIAAGERVMLAFAAANRDPAAFDCPTEVRLDRTPNRHVAFGSGIHRCVGSHLAKVQAVVMLEEVLRRIPDYVVDEERLRPYPSIRAINGYINLPTTFTPSPAVGATFPE
- a CDS encoding D-alanyl-D-alanine carboxypeptidase family protein is translated as MRARRLVTALTGAVLALPAMAVPPATMASAARVPASVPCPVPTPPVPRPASPPRPSPPAGDPADRVVGGPELATPGLTVPPGAPKPPAVTATSWVVADLDTGAVLGGCGPHEYGTPASVQKLLLAATVLPKLDPKQVITVTREDLDYEPGSSAVGLLLGGRYPVETLWLGLLLNSGNDAANVLARLAGDDAGVAGTVADMNEQAQRLGALQTHAVTPSGLDGPGQFTSAYDLALIARACFADEGFRRYAMTERTQIPAQGAQKGFQIQNENQLIFRYPGALGGKTGYTTLARHSYVGAAERNGRRLVVTLLGAEARPLRGWQQGAALLDWGFSVSADASVGRLVDPGEAPAATPSPSPAADRAPGERSAAVTVRDETWWAGLSSTVALAVAAALAIAAVLTIAALVVTARRRPRRPSGRRRRPGPLG
- a CDS encoding TIGR02677 family protein, translating into MPSGSGSTAQPFAHLQAQNSPLYRAVLTAFGRAKQRFTVHLRPEDVLADLHGDTSPEHGDTSLETVTAALAQLAEWGNLRADPDTGRVTTVEDFHRARYLYQLSPYGHAAEQAIATYEEAIGRRGALQSVALSDIAAQLRALLVIATDATIGGPPDAAKTHLLMMSIVDRFTGLADNAQAFMASLRRTIDFADADLDAFIAYKEQLISYIERFIADLANRGAEIAGLAHQIETAGVVPLLEVVARREAADAAPNGGDGDADAAYEAALDEAMTAWRQRWQGLRDWFVSSDSSRQSQARLLRTAAIGSIRQLLGTVAAINERRAGRTDRSADFRTLALWFALAPDDESAHQLWHTAFGLSPARHLTTTTETQARNQERPVPASTPWDRAPRQEISPRLRRTGSYERRGAPTRVIDRSQQRRLLAEHTEREAAQTARARAALVTPGPVALSRLGELDSAEFRLFLQLLGDALATRRPDSREVVTATSDGTLQVRLVLVDQAEPVRIVTRDGVLTGPEHLIEITDIAPTAARTNR
- a CDS encoding TIGR02678 family protein produces the protein MRIHSPGDDAPSAELQKAARILLARPLLVAGLTGDDEFRLVRAYAPELRDWFDRETGWRLTADAQTIRLVKLTAAPHDETHPARDPRARTPFTRQRYVLACLALAALERADGQITLGRLAEDIVLSAAEPLLALTGFTFTLDRRERRADMVAVVRLLMHWGVLRRVAGDEDAYLGTSGDVLYDVDRRVIAGLLASSRGPSLIPETGHAARLDALTLEVVPDVDDARNRALRHRLTRLLLEQPVVYYDELTEAERAYLTGQRAAILGRIGQLTGLVAEVRAEGIAMVDPLDELTDVRMPAEGMQSHLTLLLAEQIGAAEGGVRVSDLHRRTRALAQEHRSYWRKHATDPGAEVELVATALAALLALKLITVELITVEPVDDPLVVARPAIARYALAEPTVRESKGVAS